One Miscanthus floridulus cultivar M001 chromosome 11, ASM1932011v1, whole genome shotgun sequence DNA window includes the following coding sequences:
- the LOC136492218 gene encoding uncharacterized protein, with amino-acid sequence MAQAGSVGLASAVPSTCEKLVLKELRLANEGTVAAQTAFHASCGTACRTISSTTSGGSIAGRHGSNSGGSSSGGGQGGGGGRWKKKGRGGSQSRGGHRPPALPAAPWYCYPPWTAGVHQQPWRPPAWGGPGVLGAFPSAQAHTVLAPAQFSGTATSAPPPQQQGGWDQAGLIAALNQMSLQGSSPWVLDTGATTHMSSSDGILLSRLPPPPSVRNLLSVRQFTHDNNCSIEFDACGFSVKDQQTGRVTLCCNSGGDLYTFPSTLAHHCSLATTLSLWHQRLGHPGPSSLANLQSMSVISYNKSSPCLCHACQLGKHPGCVAGAPGLGHPLAGPPGYPAGGHLAAAPPAGGPQLGGWRFGVVYTRRARSAVPTTEAVAPEAASVAPVVPPAAPPPPSAPPAASPSALVARPVTRSQTGSDFSQEAGVDYDETFSPVVKPATIRTVLSIAASRDWPIRQLDVKNAFLHGNLEETVYREQPKGFVDPAAPNSVCLLQKSLYGLKQAPRAWNQRFSTYICSIGFTTSKSDASLFIYKDSDNMVYLLLYVDDIIVTASSTTLLQHVTSRLHSEFAMTDLGDLHHFLGISVTRDSSGLFLSQRQYAVDLLQRAGMSECHLTATPVDVRTKLSASEGA; translated from the exons ATGGCCCAAGCAGGGTCAGTGGGATTGGCCTCCGCTGTGCCATCCACGTGCGAGAAGCTCGTGCTGAAGGAGCTCCGCCTCGCCAACGAGGGCACCGTTGCTGCCCAGACCGCGTTCCACGCCTCGTGCGGCACAGCCTGCCGCACCATCTCCAGTACCACCAGCGGCGGTTCCATCGCCGGTCGCCATGGCAGCAACAGCGGCGGTTCCAGCAGCGGTGGCGGTCAGGGCGGAGGCGGCGGTCGCTGGAAGAAGAAGGGCAGGGGCGGCTCCCAATCTAGGGGCGGGCACAGGCCCCCTGCACTGCCTGCGGCCCCCTGGTACTGCTACCCTCCCTGGACAGCCGGGGTGCATCAGCAGCCTTGGCGTCCACCAGCGTGGGGCGGCCCAGGGGTCCTCGGCGCCTTCCCTTCAGCCCAGGCCCACACCGTGCTCGCCCCCGCCCAGTTCTCCGGCACTGCGACCTCCGCTCCACCTCCTCAGCAGCAGGGCGGCTGGGATCAGGCCGGCCTCATCGCTGCTCTGAACCAGATGTCTCTCCAGGGGTCCTCCCCTTGGGTCCTCGACACCGGTGCCACAACTCACATGTCGTCCTCGGATGGTATACTTCTGTCCCGTCTTCCCCCTCCTCCTTCAG TGCGCAACCTCCTTTCTGTCCGTCAATTCACCCATGACAATAACTGCTCTATTGAATTTGACGCTTGTGGTTTTTCTGTCAAGGACCAACAGACGGGGCGCGTGACTCTTTGCTGCAATAGTGGTGGCGACCTCTACACCTTCCCCTCCACGCTAGCACACCACTGCAGCCTCGCCACCACTTTGTCCCTATGGCACCAGCGCCTCGGCCACCCTGGTCCATCTAGCCTCGCCAATCTACAGAGCATGTCGGTCATCTCCTACAATAAGAGCTCGCCATGTCTTTGCCATGCTTGTCAACTTGGCAAGCAT CCAGGATGCGTCGCCGGAGCCCCTGGACTCGGCCATCCTCTAGCTGGGCCCCCTGGTTACCCTGCGGGTGGGCACCTTGCTGCTGCTCCCCCTGCGGGCGGGCCCCAGCTGGGCGGCTGGCGGTTCGGCGTCGTCTACACTCGCCGCGCCCGGTCTGCAGTGCCGACCACAGAGGCAGTGGCCCCTGAGGCTGCTTCCGTGGCCCCTGTTGTACCTCCAGCAGCACCGCCACCCCCATCAGCACCACCTGCTGCGTCTCCATCAGCTCTAGTGGCCCGGCCTGTGACACGTTCACAGACCGGCAGCGACTTCTCACAGGAGGCCGGCGTCGACTACGACGAGACCTTCAGTCCAGTCGTCAAGCCAGCCACGATCCGCACCGTCCTCAGCATTGCTGCATCCCGAGATTGGCCCATACGCCAGCTCGACGTGAAGAATGCCTTCCTTCACGGCAACCTCGAGGAGACGGTCTACCGCGAGCAGCCGAAAGGCTTCGTCGACCCTGCTGCCCCTAACTCTGTATGCTTGCTGCAGAAGTCCCTGTATGGACTTAAGCAGGCACCGCGAGCTTGGAACCAGCGGTTCTCCACCTACATCTGCAGCATCGGCTTCACCACATCCAAGTCCGATGCCTCCTTGTTCATCTACAAGGACAGCGACAACATGGTctacctcctcctctatgtcgacgacatcatcGTCACCGCGTCGTCCACGACACTTCTCCAGCATGTCACCTCCCGGCTTCACTCCGAATTTGCCATGACGGACCTTGgcgacctccaccacttcctcggcaTCTCGGTGACCCGGGACAGCAGTGGGCTGTTCCTCTCCCAGCGGCAGTATGCTGTGGATCTCCTCCAGCGTGCTGGCATGTCTGAATGCCACTTGACTGCAACACCTGTGGATGTCCGGACCAAGCTGTCCGCCTCAGAGGGCGCCTAG